The following are from one region of the Candidatus Delongbacteria bacterium genome:
- a CDS encoding DoxX family membrane protein, translated as MKFAVVIVRSLLGLLFLFASVTYWFKLIPVPPAEGALAQFNAGLEASVYLLPTVKALELACGAALLLGRFVPLALLLLAPILVNILLVHVFLAPEGLPVALFVVLAAAFLAWVHRSSYKALFRA; from the coding sequence ATGAAGTTCGCCGTCGTCATCGTGCGCAGCCTGCTGGGGCTGCTGTTCCTGTTCGCGTCCGTCACCTACTGGTTCAAGCTGATCCCCGTGCCGCCCGCGGAGGGCGCGCTGGCGCAGTTCAACGCCGGGCTGGAAGCCTCTGTCTATCTATTGCCCACGGTAAAGGCGCTGGAACTGGCGTGCGGCGCGGCCCTGCTACTGGGGCGCTTCGTGCCGCTGGCGCTGCTGTTGCTGGCGCCGATCCTCGTCAACATCCTGCTGGTGCACGTCTTCCTGGCGCCGGAGGGACTGCCGGTGGCGTTGTTTGTGGTCTTGGCCGCGGCTTTCCTGGCCTGGGTCCACCGCTCCAGCTACAAGGCGCTGTTCCGGGCCTGA
- a CDS encoding class I SAM-dependent methyltransferase, which produces MKDELIDQMERVQREHFWFRARAEILLALLQPLLRPGLRVLDAGCGTGLLLSRLTGGLRLAGLDQSPRALEHAAARLPGAELRAGSLPGPLPFQPASQDLILLTDVLEHIEDDAGSLLALRDLLAPGGRLLLTVPALPTLWTRHDEEHGHFRRYTRPQLALRLAAAGFELEKLSYYNCLLLPLVLAVRELKRLLGRDGDDMETPARPLNSLLYQVFALERHWLPRANFPLGVSLVAVARRPSSAPAGASAAPQARNSAL; this is translated from the coding sequence GTGAAGGACGAGTTGATCGATCAGATGGAGCGCGTGCAGCGCGAGCACTTCTGGTTCCGGGCGCGGGCGGAGATCCTGCTGGCGCTGTTGCAGCCCCTGCTGCGGCCGGGCTTGCGCGTGCTGGACGCGGGCTGCGGCACGGGCCTGCTGCTCTCGCGTCTGACGGGCGGCCTGCGGCTGGCGGGCCTGGACCAAAGCCCACGCGCTCTGGAACACGCCGCCGCCCGCCTGCCCGGCGCCGAGCTGCGTGCCGGCTCGCTGCCCGGCCCGCTGCCCTTCCAGCCCGCCAGCCAGGACCTGATCCTGCTCACCGACGTCCTCGAACACATCGAAGATGATGCCGGCAGCTTGCTCGCGTTGCGGGATCTGCTGGCTCCCGGTGGCCGGCTGCTGCTCACCGTGCCCGCCCTGCCCACGCTTTGGACCCGCCATGACGAGGAACACGGCCACTTCCGCCGCTACACGCGTCCCCAGCTCGCGCTGCGGCTGGCCGCGGCCGGATTCGAACTCGAGAAACTGAGCTATTACAACTGCCTGCTGCTGCCGCTGGTGCTGGCCGTGCGCGAGCTGAAGCGTCTGTTGGGGCGGGACGGCGACGACATGGAGACACCCGCCCGCCCGCTCAACTCCCTGCTCTACCAGGTGTTCGCGCTGGAGCGCCACTGGCTGCCGCGGGCCAACTTCCCGCTGGGCGTCTCGCTTGTGGCCGTGGCCCGACGCCCGTCGAGCGCGCCCGCCGGCGCTTCGGCGGCGCCTCAGGCCCGGAACAGCGCCTTGTAG